gtttgacacctctgttctaaaATAACACAATCTGTGTAGTAGGTGACAAACCTAGTATTGTTGTTGTGTAATGCATGAAGGGGGCTTCATTCTGCTAACTGTAAATAACTTGCAGATGAGCCCAGCAGCAGTCTTTCTGCTTTTGTTCATAGAGTGCCACTGTGAAGGTGAAGACAAGCGCATTCCACTCCTGAAGGAGGTATTTGAAGCTTTTCCCCACACCCCAGTCAACATAGACATCAAAGTGAACAACGATGTGCTGATTAAAAAGGTGGGTTTCTTTTCTGATTCTGTTGCTTCAGCTTTGTGTTCTGCCTGCATCAACTTGGGCAAAAGTAGGCTCTTTCTACTTGAGTAACAATGACCAGGTTTCTCAGTGCGGTAAAGGAAGCCCTCCACTTAGAAAATTGATATGGACCCACATGTGACTCACAAGGAACTCATTACTAGAAAtaactgcattttaaaatagGATGCGGCACAGAATCTTATATGGAGGACAGAGtctctagaacagcagttttcaaccgctatgtcgcagcacactggtgtgccacggggccagagaagacaggcagcagctgcacgtgtgtgggagaagcagcctACTTTGACCCTCCCTCACgctgaaagaaagagaaaaaggagcagctgaggctgctttgcatctcctgctgctgagcgagAGGAAGGCTCCAACCCAatccccatttacctgggagtaagccccgttgactattatggggattacgtctgagtagacacacctaggattgggtatcaagtccgccccacgtgctgattgggcagctagagaagccggGAGGAGGTCCACGGAGTGAgaacagggaggcaggagcaggcaagctggTTGGAAGGGAGCGCATCTGCtaaggccaccagcccaagaactgacTGGCCTGACATAGGGTCCACGAAAGTatttttcctgccacagttgcctaCAACTGCCCAAGGTGAGTGTTCCTGCCTTGTCTTTtcgcctttcagaggaagggctttgggccacaatcctatccacacttacctgggagtaagccccattgactaatgggactgacttctgagtagacatgcctaggattgggcttttggtcgtactctttttcttaaatacaggagcaagcaattggcacttctccccaccccactccctcccacaggcacattcccccccccccaaatctcataatcacagttagcacctctcttactgtccctcccttcactcctccacacctttcaaaagtccagaatcactttcctcacattctctcccccccattcCAGCTGAATCCTACactttcaatcatgtgtcttcattgcccctcaccccacaccaCTCcacactatgtgctcagtctgacctctctttgccaacactttctggcattatactttaataacaacattttccataacctttccagaatcacatatacttttctctccaaacttcttgtgagtctttggctgcaatcctaaccacactttcctgagagtaacccccattgaacaaaataggacttacttctgagtagacctggaataggattgtgcccgtggtcatgtaatgatttaattgtaataattgtattaattaaaaattaattataatgtagttatttaatgtaagtaaaaagctggtagtgtgccttgacaattttagtgccttgtcactatgctgtgagctgaaaagggTTAAAAATGTCTGCTCAAGAACTTTGGAGAGCAACTGCTGGTATAGATGatactgagcttgatggaccaatggtctggtttagtataaggcagcttgtTTGTGTGACACTTGGGGAAGGTGGAAATGATGGTTGTGTGTATGGGGAGCAGGGGACAAAGAACTGTGGAGGCAGTCAATAAAGAAAATGGTGCActggaaaagaaaagcaagaacTGCTGTGAAATTCCAACATCTTTAGCACAGTGAAAAAGATGGAAAACAGGACTGTCAGGAAAAATAAACTCCACAGCTAAAGCAAATTGTTTTTTACTAAAAGTTCTCATTATGGGGGTTGGAATTCTTTATGAATGTTGAACATGACTGGAGATTCCCTCGCCACACACCAGGATCACATTTCCCAGGGATTAGTAGGGGAAGACATAGTTGGGAGACTGGCTTCATATTTATAGCAAAGGCATTTTGTTTGTCCACATGAAAAATTCAGCAGTGTGCCTTTTATAACTAGTGGTAATGCAGTGCTGAAAGCTATTTTGTACTAATTCATTGCTAAACTGAAATGCCAATATGAAACACTTCCAACCTTTATATGAACCATTTCATGAACAATTCAGCATTGCATTCCTGAGTATGCTTCCAGAGGCTGTGAACTTGGCAAGCACAAATGGTCTAAAGTTCTGTCTGAAATTCAAAAGGatagtaagaaaagcagggcAGTCTGGCTATGAGGCCAATTGGAGTAGTTGCTTCAGGCAATGGCAAGGTGTGCCTCCTGCTTCCTtcgctactgctgctgctgcctgaattggaaaaggaatcggggaatggaacagaaaagCAAATGTGGATGAAAATACAGTGGTGggctagaaggggggggggtctgcatttGGCATATTGCCTTGGGTATTATAAGGTCTTGAGACAACCCTATTACAAAAGCAGCAGTGTGTTTTGAGTTGCCCCTGCAGCAGAAGTTCTATTCTCTACTCTCCCTTAGATGAGATCTATATTGCAAACTTCCTATGGAAGCAGATCTCTGAAATGGATGTTAGCagctggataatgttgcttcctttttatctgcggtaatagccaggcagagccctgggactctgggcagtgactgatgtttttgcttatgttgtgttgtctttgtacattcctgtcttgttctgttctttctctgtattttatgccaataaaggtcttactgaactgaactggatGTTAGCAGCATGCCAAAGGGATAGCACTGTGTCAAATATGTCTGGCCTTTCACTCGCTGTGGCTGGAGCTGCAGAGGTGCATGGGGATTGTCCTGTCAGTTCACTGCTGTTCCTCATTCCTCCACAGTTCCAAGGCTGGTAAAAAAACTTGCAATGATTTGGTTGCTATATTCTTGAGGTGCACAGTGCCAACTTGGCAAGCTCCACCTTTTCCTGCTCAGTGGCAGGAAAGAGAAGTACTTTGTTTTTGGTTGTTGAAAAGTATTCTGCCTTTTTGTTGACCCCTGAGATAGCCCAAAGGGGCAAAGTTCAAAGGGAAGGAAAGTGGGAGACTTCCTTATCTATTGCTCAGTCAAGCTGCCCAAAGTCTGCTGGAGCAGGCTTCTGAATTGGTGACAGCCAAACATTGTGCATCCCAAGTCATTTACTTTAACTGTGGGAATGAATCCAGGGgtgtcttctccccacccttccctaaAAGATATAGTTAGTACTGATCATTTTGCCCTTTGCTGCATGGATACCTTGAGTTCAAGAACAGATGAATAATTAACAAAATCCCTCTGACAACCAAAGCCATCGCTGAATAACTATAAGAtacctacattttttttaaatattgatcACAGGTTTCTGAGCTGGTGAGCCATTACAAACGAGAACATTTGACTGTGTGGGGCAATGTCAGTCACGAGATTGTGGATAAGTGTCACAAAGAGGTATGTGGCCAGGGTTTTGTCCTGGTGGTTCTTTCCTGTAAACATGTGGAAGAGAGTATTGTATACTGTCTACATGAAGAGTCCTGCCTGTTCCCAGGaccagcctgtccatgaggccaacagaggCAATTGCAAGGGCAACATATTGGCAAGGGTAAACTGGAGCTGAAgaagaagcatggaggagagaatCATGTAGGTTAAGGTGTCCACTTTCCTCTCATCCATGCCTTCTTTGACTTGATTTTGTAAGTCAGTAATTGATGGTccctgaaatgaaatgaaaggcagaatagaaatttTCATATTGGACTCTGCCTACATTTTTAAAGAGCTTTCTTGGAGCTTGCTGAGACAATCTTGGGAATGGCAAAACTCCATTATTCATCAGGCATGTGCATTAGCTTAGGTAGAGACCAAATATGAAAAATCCAATGTGATAATGGGCACTCTCCACAGAAAAAGTGCAAGTTAGGAAGCAAAACCCCCTTGGGTTTCTTTATCCTGTGGGTTTAATGTCACAGAATATCCAAGTATCTCCCTCTCATCCCCCCTCTTAGTCCACAAGTTCAGAGCTTTCCAGaactaaatcccattgtgttcactctCTTATGCCCAGGAAATTTTATTTAATACGTCCTCTGCATGCATATTGATTAAGTTCTGCAGGTTTGTACGAAAGTCGAGTTGTACATATTTAGGAGCAGTTGGCTCTTGCCAGCCCAGTACTATCGCACCTTCACACAAAGGCTGTACTGTGCCTGAGTGAAAGCGGCAATGCAGCCATCCTTAATTCAGGCATCTGTAACTCAAGGaaccactgtataggattgcaacccaaatcaTGGAGAAGGAGGCCTGCAATTTTTCTTGCAACCTAGGTAGGAGCTATGTAGCCACTAGTTAGCCTGACTTTGTTGTGAAAGCCACTTTGTTAGTCTGGATTGCAGTGAATGTATGGCTGCAAATCCCACAGAAGTGCCTCACAAATCaaatgggtgcaaactgcaagagaggagattccaattggacatcaggaagaaattttggatagtaagggcagttcagcagtggaacagattgccaagggaggtggtggattctccttcactggagatctttgaGCAAAGGCTCAATAGGCCCTGCTGGAGATGccctagggcagcggttctccaactctttagcactgagacccactttttcgaatgacagtctgtctgggacccaccagaagtgaagtcattaacctggaagtcatGTCATAACCGAAAGTTACATCATGAAGAaggtaaatttttaacaccccatataccgggtttttttttaaatccctacatgtcccaaaggttgcaatcctatccactaaaTGTAGTGGAGTAATtactgggagtaatccccattgaccatcattgttaaaagcatatacataatagtctGTCAAAACTACTGATCtgtttcatttccccaaatgcaatcacgtaCCAtgagtagcatcaagtctaatgcattaaaaataaaatgtactttgaaatgaatggggactcacctgaaattggctcgccacccacctagtgggtcccagtccgtagtttgagaaacactgccctaagggaTTTCCAGCCTTCTGGATGTTTACATGGTTGTCTGAACTCTGATTAGTGCTGCAGACTTAGATGAAAAATAGATGTAAGATGGAGGGACATTCCAAAGGCTCATCAAAAACAAAGGTGCTTTTTGACAGAAGCAGAAGTGAAAACAAAATTAAGATGACCATTTGGGCTCGGTTCTAACTGGTCTTGGTCATGACTTTTCCTGTGTATGTTTATAATTTGTTTTATCTTTTTCTCTCACAGAATGCTCATATTCCTATCCTCTTCTGCTTGCGCCGTGTCCTCCTTCTCCTTGGACTGTTCTATACTGggctccttcctttcttccccatCCCAGAGGAGTTCCTGGAGATTCCTATGCCCTCCATCATTCTCAAGTAAGTTTGTTTTGTATCTCTGGCAAATATTCCACAAGAGTGAGAAATGGTGGCATTAGCAATACTCCCTGACCAAAGCTATCTGAGTGGAACAGTCAGTGCTTGGAAGATTCCTGGTGAAGAGTGTGCAGATTTCAAAGGTTTCTGGAGAATGCTTGACTGAGGAGAAGGCAGTTGTGTTGGATTAAACCCAGTTTGCATCTTACATTTTCAAAACTAGAATACACTTTTATTTTAATGTTAAGGCTTTTCTCAGAGTGTTgatcaaactgttatcaattatTTAATTCTGGAATAAAATGGAGCACAAGAAGTTGCATTCCACCAtggcagaccattggtccacacCGCCCCCcccatggtacttgaggtggtgtccattGGTTCTCACAGGACCCTCAAATCCTCGCCGTGAGACTAGCAACACAAAGCgataaacagtggtaggaggctcagcttgggcAGAggtccagcatgcacttttcacatgcttgaaaaagccctcccatctgccctgagtctcttaccgatgttcattgcattgcatctggcctccctattcagaagtaactgatgattacATCATCcccattacttccagtggtacttccagtaggtggatcaTACAAAGTGGATATGGCAAGggccaaatgttgagaaacactagtctagctcattgtctgcactgactggcagcatcccAGGTTTTCAGGCAGGAGTTTTTCTCAGGCACAAGGAGATGCCGAGATAcatggagatgccaaggattgaaccggAGACCTTCTGCACATGAAGCATGAGCCATAGCTAAATTGCCTTCAAGAAGCTGAAGTTTCATCATAATGAAATCTGCCTTTTATATGCTTGAAATAATAACTTTCATTGTCCAGTATAATTCTGTGGCTGGCTGACATGCCTTCACTAAACACATTTCAACATGAGAAGTTTTGTTCAATAACTGGAAAATCTTGCAAATCAACTTCTCTGACTTTTGAGATTACTCTTCCCAAGAGAGAATAGAAATTTGTGTTTGTGTTTAAAATGAAAACTTCAATTCTCAACAAGCTGCGTTCTGTGCCCACATTTCTCCACACtttctgtgtgtgcttgcatAATCCTGGAATACACACATCCTTGTAAATAAGTGACAAATGTCAGAATTGTGTTCATGAGGCCCAGTTATTTTGTGTAGCTTTCAAATTGTGTGGTCTCACTTTACATGTAGGTAAGCTTTGCCATTTACTCTCCAGATTTCTAGATTTTAGTTTCTAAACTCTTGTAGTTTAGAAGTTCTCTTGTAGTTTGTGCATTTGTGTGTGACTTAAGAAAGTACATTTTCTATGCCATGCATAGCACTGCTGATTTTTAAGATGGAGGAATGTTTCTGTCACTGGCATTGTTGCCCAGCCCATTGTGAATTCATGATTATGTCCATATTTGCTCTTCTGAATACAGTCAGACACAGAATGTCTCTAATTGAaattgtaaatatgtttttttcccccaatcttAGACTGAAAGAACTAGAGAAGATCTCAAAGAGCCAGCGGTTTACCATTTGGCTTACTGACACGTAAGAGGCTTCCTTGCTTCTTGAGCCCTTTTGTCATGCTCTCCTAATCTAAGAAGAGCAGATCCTATTCCCGCTTCCCTTGTGCCTTGTACTGCAGATTTTCCAAGGGTAGTGTTCTTTACCTAATGGGTTTTTTGTTCGTTTGTTTTTAAACCAGTATCCCAGTACTGGGAGCTCCTCCATACAGCTTCCCAGACTATATAACATTATATGACACAACTGGGTGCTGAGACATACTTGTGCTATGACTAACTTCTTGAGCCTCAAAGCCCTATCCACCGAAGGTGGTGTCTCCTGTGTTTCTCCATGATTCACTGTTTTGCCTTTGCATGCTTCAAAGCAACCTCTCATGAGAAAAAATGATTTAGCTGCATCTCAGCATTTGAGTGCAGTTGGATTATTCAGTTGTTCTCAGTGAAGGTGAGAGTACCCATTGCATCTTTGCTTAGTCATTCCTCTAACCCCCCATTAGAGGGGGTTAACcccctctacccccccccccaattcattcaAAAAGCTCACTTCAGGCATGTAACTCATGCAGAAAAACATGAGGTAGACTCATGGGGGGAGGTAATTCTTACCTTTGCTTGCTCAAAGAATTGCTTATTCACATTCTTTGCCTAATCAACCCATATACTTAAAAGTATCTATGTTGATTCCATGCTATTTAAACTTCCTTTCTGCAGTTAAAATGCAGAGTTAAAAATGTTGGAGACATACATAAGTGGCTATTGGAATGAGGGCCTTTTCTGTGATGGCATCCCAGTTGGAGAATATCATTTAGTGCCATCATCACTAGGTGTCATTCCTTCCAGGCAGTGATCAGAGTCTTTCCTGTTCACCTGTGCTTTTAACCTCCTCTGATATTAATGCTGTTGAACTGTTTTACTGCGGCCTGCTACATTGATTTATTCTTAGGTTACGCTTGTCTTTTGTAAGTCACATTGAGTGCTGTTCTGGTGGGACTGTCTATAACTGAGTAACAGCACTTTTTTCCCCTAAGGGTAGAATATATAtctcataaaaaaataaaataaaattctactTTCACATCTTCTCTGAGACCAGTTAGCATTTGTTTGGAGACATGGAAATAACTTTACTCTCCCTTTTATTGCAGGCTTTTAATGAGGAAAGCATTGTTTGACCACCTCACTGCTCGAGGCATTCAGGTATGGCATGAGGCAGATCTTGTCAGGTGATGTGCAGTTCATTGTTTGTCACTGATGAGAGCAGAAAAGACAAACTTCTTAAAAAGAGCTCTGTGATGGTGGAAACTGTGTGTGTAAAACTAAGTAATGATTAAGGAACTGTATGTATGTTATCACTTACAGCTGTCCTGTAGAACAAGCTACTATTGTCATCCTATTATAGATGTGAATGTCAGGCCACAAGCTTGTCTAATGTCAGCCAATACCTGACTGAGCTAGTATTTCAGTAAGGGCCTTCCTGTGCCTGTTGTTCCAGTTTGGATTAACCTATATGCATATCtgctaccccagtggttctcacacatttagcaccgggacccactttttagaatgagaatcttttaggatccaccagaagtgatatcataaccggaagtgatatcatcaagcaggaaagtttttagcAATCctcggctgcagtcctacccacatttacccaggagtgggtcccattgactgtcattgttaaaagaatacacatagtagtttgttaaaattgcaattctgtaacatttcccggaaagcagtcacataccgtggtagcatcaagtctaatatattaaaaataaaatattgacatgaatgggggcctacctgaaattggctcacaacccatctaatgggtcccgacacacagtatgagaaacactgatctaaagcaaTAAGATTCCTGCCCCAAAAGGTTTATGTTGACATGGATAGGTGACAAAGATGGGGGCAAGTGTAATAACAGACACATGTGATGCAGTTAGCTAGGGTCAGTTGTGGAGGAGCTCTGAGAAGCTAAGTCAAAGCCTTCATCGAAAAAAGGTTATTGATGGCCGCAGTTTAGATCTTCCTTTCTGTTTTCTCTCCAGGTGTATATCTGGGTACTAAATGAAGATCATGAATACAAACGAGCATTTGATTTGGGAGCAACTGGTGTGATGACAGACTACCCAACAAAGCTGAAGAACTTTTTACATGACTACACAgcataaagaaaaatgaagagag
The DNA window shown above is from Tiliqua scincoides isolate rTilSci1 chromosome 8, rTilSci1.hap2, whole genome shotgun sequence and carries:
- the GDPD1 gene encoding lysophospholipase D GDPD1, with translation MSAAFYLLSTLGGYLFTSALLLKYPGLLHRPKRHRFRCRHISHRGGAGENLENTMAAFRHAVNVGTDMLELDCHLTKDEQVVVSHDENLKRSTGVDVNISDLRYSELPPYLCRLDVTFQKECHCEGEDKRIPLLKEVFEAFPHTPVNIDIKVNNDVLIKKVSELVSHYKREHLTVWGNVSHEIVDKCHKENAHIPILFCLRRVLLLLGLFYTGLLPFFPIPEEFLEIPMPSIILKLKELEKISKSQRFTIWLTDTLLMRKALFDHLTARGIQVYIWVLNEDHEYKRAFDLGATGVMTDYPTKLKNFLHDYTA